Below is a genomic region from Kazachstania africana CBS 2517 chromosome 9, complete genome.
GTTTTTAAACGCTGCCAAGGATTCGCTGAAATCTTTACAtctaaattcaatgaaagaaCTCACAAAGGAGGCATTCAACGTCTTGAACTGCCCAAACTTGGAGTATATTGACCTGGGCTTCGTACGTTGTGTAGACAACCACGTGGTGGAATTGTTGGGCAATAATAACCCCAAATTAAAGTTGATGGATGTCTTTGGTGATAACTTAGTTACAGAAAAGGCTAAAATTAGAGACAGACTCACAGTCATTGGTAGACAGAGTGATAGTATATAGATCGTTAATATTCTTTAAATAGGGCTAATAAAATACCTTTATGATAGTTCATGGGAACTCTTCCTGAGTCGCTCTTAAattgcgatgagctttatatattatgaATTTTATAGTGCAATATCCGAATCTTCACATTGAGCgaagaaatatttcaaaagtatAGAATGTAACAACAAATCTTTAAAACACAGGTTTCAGTGGATAAGTATATCAACAAGCAGCCAACCACATCAATTAACAATGAGTGAGAATACGGCAAATGATATTAGTTCATTATATCCATCACCACCCCCATACATAAGGTTCTTCACTGAAAAGAATCTTGCTAAATTGGCAGAGTACAAGGAGCAgaaagaaactgaaaagaACGATAATGATCACGATGGAGagattgaagaagaggaggTTACAAACTCAGAATTAGATTTCCTTATCCCACCACCGATGCCACGAGGTCATCAATATAGAGCTTTTGGTAGCGTATGGCAGGTTAAAGATCAATTACCAGACTTAGAAGTGATGGGTATCAAACAGCTGTATAAGAAATCGAGCAGTGATGAGCCAACAAATTATCAGTATAAAATCTCggaattgaagaagctaTTGAAGTCATTGCTTTTGAACTATCTAGGACTAGCTGGTGTGCTCAGCATCAACCCAGAAGGATATGAGGAAAAAGTTAACAATATAAGGACTATTTTGGTaaatattcatcatttatTAAATGAGTACAGGCCCCACCAATCCAGAGAATCCCTTATTATGCTTTTAGAAGAGCAATTAGAGtataaaaagaatgaaataaagaaaattgaacaaGTTTGTCAAGAAGTTCAAAAGAGATTGGATAAAATACAGAGTAATATGCTCtgatatttgaattcacGCAACCCTTTTACTCCTTAGCATTTGGatacaatttgaatttttgtaCCGCCGTTCAATTTGGATCACATGAAGTAACGCAATTGCTGCCTACATATCAGTATGATCTCGATTAGGAGGAAACTGCATTCGCTTTTTGCTCTATCAGGAAAGCATGACCCCAGTCCAATCTTATCACATAGTCTCCGTTTTTGGCATAACAATTGTATACTCCTCAGGAATGCATCGATTTCACTTTGCATCCACAAACCGCATTTGCAAACCCTGTGATCAATATTGCTGTAAACTAAATTTCTCCACCTACGAaggaatatatattaatgTACAACTATTTCCAATACATAGCATGCTGTAAACTCATCAAGCgataaaaaaatgcaatgattatatttattcCATATATGCTAAAATATCTactcttatatatatatatttaacCTAACCCAGGAAGTGTAGTTTTAGTACTTTTATTGTCCAACCCAGGTAAAATTGACTCTGGAGTATTGTTAAAATTCGTAACAGGCTTAGAATAACTTCTATTTACAACTGGACCATCTGTTGCTACAGCTGTAGGAGGAGCGGCACCAAATTCCGATTTTTCTCTGATTGCATTAATGTCATTATTGATACCGAAAAACCatccattaattttttgattattaTAAGTTGGATCGTCATATGCATTTGGATCAAAAGGTCTAGCTCTAGTCCAAAACCTCACGGTTCTATCCTTTGATGCACTTGCTAATACAGTTCCCATAGCATTGTATGACATTGATGTAATGCATTTATCATGCGCAAATGGGATCGAATGTGTGGGGTTACTTAGATCCTGtaatatatcaaaatgtTTCAAAGACCCGTCGTAATTTCCTACTGTGAATACTGATTCATTTATTGGATGCCATAGTAAAGTCATATAATCAACTTCGTCCCTCACGACCATAAGCTCTTTCATACTGTGTCTGATATCAAAAACACGACATGATTTATCTTTAGAAATTGCCACTAATAAATTACCCTTTGTTGGTTGAAACCTTGTCTTCAAAACTGTATGtttaaatttcaaaatcgtGGAGACACAATTTCCTGATCTTGGATCCCATAATTTGATTAAATTATCCTTAGAAGCAGATGCAATAAGACCCATGGTTGGATGCCAGTCACAACTCTTAACGTCCCAATGATGACCCGATAATACTCTTTCTTGTTGACCATTACTGAAGttccatattttcaaaatattatcatctGAACAAGtgacaaattttgaatctgCATTGTTGAAAGATATATCTCGTATACACTCAGTATGAgcattttctaattctttaacCATATTAAAGTTTGGCTGccatatttttatattacCATCAGTATCACCGCTAACCATCCAATCGCCAGCATTGGAATACTTCATGGTAGTCACAGCGGAATCGTGGGCTTGCATTAAACtctcaaaattgaaagacgATCCATTCCACAAAGAGAATTCCCCATTATACGTCGCCACCACGAGTCTTCTCCCTTCTGGTGTCCATGTGATTGCGGGTATGACATGCTTTACTTTATTTGAACTCAAATGTGTGAACTTATCCACAGTGTTTATTGTTCTCGTTGCATTATTTACATAGGCATCTGGCGGCATCATATTAGATGTAAAAGAAGATTCAGGCTCAATAACAGGTAGTGGCAAACCATGCCTTTTATAGAAATATAGTTTGTTATAAGGCGAACTCAAATCGATCGTCCTTCTGTGAGTAACGTACTTCTTCTGTGAATTTGTTTCGACACTATTCTCCATAATCGACGGTACCAATGAAACAGGATCTATTAGCTTCTTAGATACAATTGCTATACCAAGTCTACGTTCCTAATCTAGtatgttttctttatcCACTTTCGCTgtattaattaattttcaagaaatcgAGCTTAATTAGAAAAGTAATATATGGTAAAACCAGCTTAATATACAGCGATAGTAGAAGATATGTAGATTAGTAGTATAAAATATGTAGAATATGCTGTATAGTGGGTATATAATTTCATAAGAACTCTGGATGATCTGCGATGTATTTTGGGTAGAGCCACCAAATGAGATTAAACATTCCGACCATGATCCAACAGAGGAATGGGATACATTGAACACCGAGCAGATGTGTCAGTAATCCTGCAAGGTACGGTAGTGCAGCTCCACCACAGCCTCCTACGGCAACGGCTATACCGACTCCACTAATGTGTAATCTTTTTGGCAGGACTTGCAATGCGACAATGCTTGCTGATGGGAACAGAGGCCCGATGAAGAATCCGCAGAAGAAGACAATGACGAATAGGATAGTTAAGTATAAGTTAGAGTTGGTGTCAATGAGTCCGACACCAAAGAATAATGCGTAGAAGGCAAATGTTAATGCTCCGTAGACTTTGCTTGCTCGatattcatttgaaaatgcaCGTTTAGTGACAAATCCTAGCAGAAGCCTACCACTTGTCAATCCCAACCAATAAGATGATGCAATATAGGACATCTTGATTTTATCAGCAGACTTGGTAGTCAATAGGTATGTGAAGAACCATGCACCTGTGGTAATCTCCGCACCCAAGTAGACGAACAAGTATAATGCGTATAAGAGGATGGATGGATTTCTTAGTAACTGTACAAAGGATTCCTTTGATTCCGTACCATCGGTGGAAACATCAGCACCATGATTACAAGTATAATCATATTTTGCAGCAGTCTCATATCTGAAAGATGgtataataaatatcaaCCCTATAATGGCCAAAGACAATggaataatgaagaagaatgaCCAATGACCCCATTCTGCAAAATAATTTACGATAGGTGGTGTTAACATGGCTGCAACTCCATAAATGGCGTGTAAAATACCCATccattcatttttatgGACCACCAAGTTCCCCATTAGTACATTTCCCGAAGCGTCTAGTATACCTATACCCAAGCCTAGTGGAAGACAACATGCCATATAAAGATAGAAACTAGTTGGTTTTGATACTAGGATGGAGAAAAATACTAAACATAACATTGCAGCAATTAGCATGCCACCTCTCATAccaagatgatgatgtaTGGTCTCATTACACAATGATGCAAATGTGTAACCAAATAATTGCACCAGAAAGATATTAGCGACCTTCACCTCTGAAATATTGTATTCGTCGACCAAAGTAGGAATCAAAGCCCCAGTAGATTGGTCATTGAAGCCAAATACGAGAAACATGATAAGACAGCAAAAGATCTGGTTCCTGACCAGGGGAATCTCCTGGTAATTCAATGGATACACCTTCACCACCTGCTCCTTCCATTTTATCTCCCGGACCAcattatcatttctttctaaattttcagtGGACTGGCCTGCATTCTTGACCTGCTGTGGCTCATCCAAAAGATTCTGCATCTCGATGGGTTTCTGATCCATATTGCTCTCATTGCCACTCATTCTAATTGTTAGCAAAAATTGTTCTGGAAATTCGAactaatattcaaaaaagagTATTTCTACTGTCGAATAGTTAGCAGACTTCAACGAATTGGTAGCTCTAGTTTGCCTAACTGTCAAGctgaaatttgatgatattcTTCGATATCGATGGcattttttccaatataGTTTAAGGTCCgggatattgaaaaatcattgaaagacTCGAAACTACATTGAACAACACTGGAGGTATAGAAACTGGAGAACTCGACTGCTGTTTATTGGGCCAAGTGCATAGTTTAGTAACAGCGTTATCAAAGTTTTGAGAAGTTACGAAAGCCTTCGATGAATTCCTCTCCTGGGAAGAATATATACTATTCTTCTAATCCAAATTCACTGCCCCAGGGCAGTCACAGGATGTCTGGTTCATTAGGAAAGAATGAAGCCACACAAGGAGCGTCCTTTGGTGCAAGTAATCAGAAAAAATCGTTCAGAATACAACATTACGGTAAACAGGGTAGTCCATCGCCCTTTTCAGAACAATCTACCACTAGACCTAAATTATTTCCTAGACACTCGTATGCTGGGAACAACGGGATCGGTTTGTATGAGAACAGTACAAGATCGTTGGCTTCAGCGGATTTCAGCCCTAAAAGCATCCCCATAGCTGGAGATAGGCCCGCTCAAAATAACATACTTCGACACAAGAGAAGAGgaagcaaaagaaatatttctaTACCGTCACAAAATCCTAGTAACACGATAGAAAATGACGGACTAATATATACTTTGAGGACTAATAAGGAGGTGGCAAGTATTGACCGAATAAATGACCCAAGTCTCCATGGTCTGATATGTGCAGGAAAATCTCATCTAGGTTACTACAAGTTCAATCCTGAAGACAACACTATAAAGTTACATCACGACCTATTAAATATCTGTACAAAGACGACAAAAGTGCCTACAAATCCGTTAATTTCTAGGAGAAACTCGAGACAGTTAAAATTAAGTACCATAGCAGATGTTAAATGTGGCTTCCAGAATTATAGAAATTATGCCGCGATCTGCACAAACTCCACTACCATTTCGATCTTTGATATCGTTAAGCCTCCCAGCAGCTCTGAATTCAACCCCGTAGttacttctttcaatggtCATACAAGATCAGTAAATGgatttgatttcaatatgATACAAACTAATTTGATCATAAGTGGGGGGCAGGATGCTTGTGTTAAGATTTGGGATATAAGAACAAACACCCGTAAGGACTCTTCCCGTTCtgatataaatattacaaCATCATACGATTCAATTAGAGATATAAAATGGATGCCAGGAAGCAACATTCTTGCAAATAATTCCGACCCTTCCAGCTATGGCAGTTACGGTGTTAGAAGCCACTCAGGTTACAAATTCGCCTCCATACACGATTCTGGTACGGTATTAAAATTTGACCTTCGTCAACCCaaccaatttgaaaagaaaatcaatgCTCATACTGGTCCTGGCTTGTGTCTGAACTGGCATCCGAACCAGGACTATATAGCTACCGGTGGTCGTGATGGAAAATGTTGCCTATGGTACGTTGGGGATAAAACTTCAATCGACAGCGGCAATACTTATGGTAGCAATACTTTTACCAGTTTATCCTCAGCAGCGATACCTCCAAATAATCCATTAGCATTTCCTGAAACTACGATTAACATAGGATCTCCTATAACTAAGTTGAAGTTTCGTCCTGCATTTGAACAAAAtgttcaaaattcaatcttGGCAATTTCCTCAATGGGTGAAGAAGCCCAAGTTTCGATTTTTTCtctatcaagaaaatatattccaAGACAtgtttttgaaacttttgcTCCATCTTTAGGACTCGTATGGTGGAACGATGATtccatttttaatattgataaagaCAACTTTATAAATGGATGGGATATAACTAAGGCACCTACTCTTTTAGATAATTTACCCAAAAACATTACAACTTGGAGAGACATGGATGGTGATGGCCTTCTTTTCGTTAACCAAGAGCAAGGATCATACTCAGCGACAGATCGTCATCCGGAGGAAAGTGATGTACCTCGTAGAGAAAGTTTAACAGGCTCCTTAGAAAACCAAAATAGCCATGTAACTTCGACATTGATGACAGGTTTCAAAAAAGGCATAAGTCAGACGGGGTTATCGTCATTTTCCACTGAACGGCCATCTCTTTCTAAGCATAATACTTCATTCAGCTCAAAACACTTCATACCATCACCACTGGGATCCTCATACAACACTTCTTCGACGCCATCAGTGAAATCATTAATTCCATTGAATGAGGGTCTTGGCACTGAAAGAGGTCGATCACCCTTATTAATTACTTTAGACATGCCACACATCTTTAACAGCATGAGAGCCTCTCGATTGAGTGGgtatgatgaaaatactaTAGGTAAACTTATTAATAATGAGTCACCTGTTGAAGTATTCAAATATCTTGCACGTGAATTAGagttttcaattgaaaacgAGAAAGAGGctgatgataatgacaGTATAGCTGGGAGAAGCTCACacgaagaaaatgaaacccaaatagatttgatgaagaaatttggattttcagaaaatgcTACTTGGGCCAACTTTATGACCAAAAAAGACGAAAATGAACTCAAAAAGACATCTACGTCGAACGAAAACTCTAGTGaagtttcttcatttaGTGTAGAAAGAGGCAGAAGctcttcaaataatgaacaTAAGAATGATGCcgaatatatatacaaggACCCTCCTAGATCTATATCTCGACCTCCGGCCAGAAAGagtgaaattgaagataatgacaATAAATTAACGAGAAACGTCATTTCGAAAAGTGACCCGGATGCTGTAGAAAAGAGCAAACTCTCTGAAGTCTTCAAGAGTAAAGACAATGATTTAGAACCTAGGATAGAGGTGCTTTTGGAACTAGTGAGAATATCAGGACATAATGCAACCGTGTATTCTACTATAAGTGATACTCCAGCATTTAAAACATGGCTCTTAATTCGTGATTCTTTATTATGggatttgaagaaaataacgGAAGTTGTAGAGGGATCTTCAATCAAGGACAACAATGCTAACACTATAAGTGCTGAAAACACTGATCCCTATATTGGCCAATCTGATAAGAGAAACAGAACGCAATTGCCAAATCCATCTACAAGTTCAGAATATAGTATGTCCGAACATGACTATTCTTTTGGAGATGAGCACCCCCAACCATTCCTGtcaccattgaaaaattcgcAGAAAAGCCCAAGCTATGAATCATCAACTATAAATGTCTCACCTAGAGTTAGAAAGGATACAGAAGGCAGTATGtctattgaaaaattaaaatcatcTATCGAAACATATAAAACCATCGAGCAATTACGCGAGCAACATAAGAGTCATCAAGAAGATTCTAATACCAGTGCAATAGAGGATGATGATATAGCAAGGCAAAATGGCACATCCCCTGAACTAAAAGATCATGATAAAGCAGTGCCAATCAAACCTACAAGCATACCAATAACTAAGAAAAGGGAGCTAAGACCGTCTTTCATAGACGCTTTCCTGGGAAATATAAGTTCGCCAAGTGAAAGGCTAGAAGCTGAATTCTTGCCAAGTGTTAAACTATCACCATCTTTTATTCATAGTAGTCCAAGAAGCAGGAATTCAATAGGAAGCCTAAGTTCCAACGTTTCCCATTTACTATTCAACAATAGACCGGATACAGCAAAATCAGATGCTGGCTCCAAAAATGTGCTATTTCAACAGCTGCTAGGGCTCAAAAATAAAGGTATATCTAACAGTCATGAAAACAAGGATTATTCTACAACTTTTACAACGAGTGCATTACCCCCATGGAGTACCAAGCGGCTCTTACGCCAAACTTATGAACACTCTGTTCAGACAggaaatattttattatctatTACTATTTTACTTTTATTCCAAAACCTGTATGAAATCACCACAATTGAAGTCGTCAAAGATAGTCTTTCAGAATTTATAAGCCTTTTACACCGCTATGaactatttgaaattgctACTGCTCTTTTAAAGTACTGTCCATGGGAGGATGTTATGGGACCTGAAGGGGGACAATCCACGATTCAAATATACTGTGAAAAATGTGGTGTACTCATAACCAACGAACAGTCTAAAGACAAATTCACAGTTGGAGTACAAGGAAATTTGGAAAGTAATCCgtttgaaagatttggTTATTGGTATTGCGATTCATGCAAGAAGCCAAATAGCCTCTGTGTTCTTTGTGAAGAACccatgaaaaaaatgaccATCAGTTTACTAGCTTGTGGCCATGAGGGACATTTTGAttgtttcaagaaatggTTTATACAAGAAGCTATGGATAGTTGCCCAGGAGGTTGTACACATCCTATAAATCTTTAAAGAAACATACCAATTATGCATGCAAATATCTGCGTCCCATTTGTAACTACGTATATATACAGAAGGTACGGAAgaatatagaaaaaaaacaacgTCAAAAATCGAATTAAATTAATGCATTATCTTTGTGAATGGATTTACGAATGGTTCAATGGCTTCGTCGTCGTCACCATGTTCCTCTTCGCTGATTGGATCTTGTACAATTATCAGCTGTCGATCTTCAAGAAACTCTTGAATGATATCCCAATAGCCCTCTTCGGATATGGTATCGTTATGATATCCCGTAGGAAACGTTTTAAATTGTTTATCGCGACTGGGGCAAATGCGATATAATTGTTCCATGTGTTCTGGAGGCACtatttcatctttcaaCCCACTTAAGAACAAGAAGCTTGCCGTGACAGAACAACGCAGGATTTCCTGTTCTGAATTCCATATGTCACGACAGAATCGTGACAGTACGGAACCTAGATACGGTAGAAAGTATGGTATGACTTTCCTTATATTAAGGAAGGTGTTTTCGAGTATAACTGCCGAACATAGATCAGAGTGCTTCGATGCGATATAAACAGCAACAGCTCCGCCCAGAGACCTCCCATACAGAACCagtttcttgttcttgtGGAATGAATCATTTTGCAGATATTCGATAACGCAATCTGCGTCTAATTTCAGCCCATCCTCCGTTGGATAGCCCTGAGACTTACCGTAACCCCTATACGAGAATATAAATACGCTCATATTCATGTCATGGTAGAACCTCGCCATAATAGAGATGAAATACCCTATATTACCTGCATTGGGACACAATATCAGACATGTAGCCTCTGAATTTTCGTCCTTATTTCTCACGTCGTAGCCTTCAATGTCGACCCCATCCTTCGAGGTCAACAGAACATGCTTGTAGGGCAGGTCCATAGATGCAGGGGTCTCAATGTTGGCCCTAGCACCTTGGGCCCACGACGGATACAACAGTAAGTTCTGACAATAGTAAAGAACCCCTACGGAAGTAAAGGTAGCTAGAGCCATCGCTCCAATAAGCATAAATCAAAGGattcaaaaagaaacagCAGAGAAGTAGACTAGCACACACCGTACCAATCCATACAGCCTTGATACCACCACTGTTTAAGCTGACTTTTTGAGTGCATCTAATATTAAATTGGCTTTATTCGatttaaatatatataaacataCGTACATAATGATATTTATGCGTCCGGGtagctttgaaaattttttcgaGAAGCTTTGGGACGCCGTTAGGCTAGTGAGAGTAGCAGTGAGAGAGCATGTGTGGGCATGACAACGAGAGATGGATTGGATGATTAAATAAGCAATGGTAGTGTTAGAAGAGGTAGTCAAAGAAGCTAGAAAGTGTAAGTAAAGAGGAATATATTCACAATGtctgttgaagaagttaCTCAAAAGTTTGAAGAAGCAGTTTCCGTTAGCGATGCACCAAAGACTGTTCTTTCTGATAACGCTAATTTTGAAGTCAAACATCCATTGAATTCCAAATGGACTTTATGGTATACTAAGCCTGCTGTCGAAAAGTCAGAATCGTGGTCTGATTTGTTACGTCCAGTTACCAC
It encodes:
- the RTC1 gene encoding Rtc1p (similar to Saccharomyces cerevisiae YOL138C; ancestral locus Anc_3.22): MNSSPGKNIYYSSNPNSLPQGSHRMSGSLGKNEATQGASFGASNQKKSFRIQHYGKQGSPSPFSEQSTTRPKLFPRHSYAGNNGIGLYENSTRSLASADFSPKSIPIAGDRPAQNNILRHKRRGSKRNISIPSQNPSNTIENDGLIYTLRTNKEVASIDRINDPSLHGLICAGKSHLGYYKFNPEDNTIKLHHDLLNICTKTTKVPTNPLISRRNSRQLKLSTIADVKCGFQNYRNYAAICTNSTTISIFDIVKPPSSSEFNPVVTSFNGHTRSVNGFDFNMIQTNLIISGGQDACVKIWDIRTNTRKDSSRSDINITTSYDSIRDIKWMPGSNILANNSDPSSYGSYGVRSHSGYKFASIHDSGTVLKFDLRQPNQFEKKINAHTGPGLCLNWHPNQDYIATGGRDGKCCLWYVGDKTSIDSGNTYGSNTFTSLSSAAIPPNNPLAFPETTINIGSPITKLKFRPAFEQNVQNSILAISSMGEEAQVSIFSLSRKYIPRHVFETFAPSLGLVWWNDDSIFNIDKDNFINGWDITKAPTLLDNLPKNITTWRDMDGDGLLFVNQEQGSYSATDRHPEESDVPRRESLTGSLENQNSHVTSTLMTGFKKGISQTGLSSFSTERPSLSKHNTSFSSKHFIPSPLGSSYNTSSTPSVKSLIPLNEGLGTERGRSPLLITLDMPHIFNSMRASRLSGYDENTIGKLINNESPVEVFKYLARELEFSIENEKEADDNDSIAGRSSHEENETQIDLMKKFGFSENATWANFMTKKDENELKKTSTSNENSSEVSSFSVERGRSSSNNEHKNDAEYIYKDPPRSISRPPARKSEIEDNDNKLTRNVISKSDPDAVEKSKLSEVFKSKDNDLEPRIEVLLELVRISGHNATVYSTISDTPAFKTWLLIRDSLLWDLKKITEVVEGSSIKDNNANTISAENTDPYIGQSDKRNRTQLPNPSTSSEYSMSEHDYSFGDEHPQPFLSPLKNSQKSPSYESSTINVSPRVRKDTEGSMSIEKLKSSIETYKTIEQLREQHKSHQEDSNTSAIEDDDIARQNGTSPELKDHDKAVPIKPTSIPITKKRELRPSFIDAFLGNISSPSERLEAEFLPSVKLSPSFIHSSPRSRNSIGSLSSNVSHLLFNNRPDTAKSDAGSKNVLFQQLLGLKNKGISNSHENKDYSTTFTTSALPPWSTKRLLRQTYEHSVQTGNILLSITILLLFQNLYEITTIEVVKDSLSEFISLLHRYELFEIATALLKYCPWEDVMGPEGGQSTIQIYCEKCGVLITNEQSKDKFTVGVQGNLESNPFERFGYWYCDSCKKPNSLCVLCEEPMKKMTISLLACGHEGHFDCFKKWFIQEAMDSCPGGCTHPINL
- the BSC6 gene encoding Bsc6p (similar to Saccharomyces cerevisiae BSC6 (YOL137W); ancestral locus Anc_3.24), which translates into the protein MSGNESNMDQKPIEMQNLLDEPQQVKNAGQSTENLERNDNVVREIKWKEQVVKVYPLNYQEIPLVRNQIFCCLIMFLVFGFNDQSTGALIPTLVDEYNISEVKVANIFLVQLFGYTFASLCNETIHHHLGMRGGMLIAAMLCLVFFSILVSKPTSFYLYMACCLPLGLGIGILDASGNVLMGNLVVHKNEWMGILHAIYGVAAMLTPPIVNYFAEWGHWSFFFIIPLSLAIIGLIFIIPSFRYETAAKYDYTCNHGADVSTDGTESKESFVQLLRNPSILLYALYLFVYLGAEITTGAWFFTYLLTTKSADKIKMSYIASSYWLGLTSGRLLLGFVTKRAFSNEYRASKVYGALTFAFYALFFGVGLIDTNSNLYLTILFVIVFFCGFFIGPLFPSASIVALQVLPKRLHISGVGIAVAVGGCGGAALPYLAGLLTHLLGVQCIPFLCWIMVGMFNLIWWLYPKYIADHPEFL
- the MED7 gene encoding mediator complex subunit MED7 (similar to Saccharomyces cerevisiae MED7 (YOL135C); ancestral locus Anc_3.27), which encodes MSENTANDISSLYPSPPPYIRFFTEKNLAKLAEYKEQKETEKNDNDHDGEIEEEEVTNSELDFLIPPPMPRGHQYRAFGSVWQVKDQLPDLEVMGIKQLYKKSSSDEPTNYQYKISELKKLLKSLLLNYLGLAGVLSINPEGYEEKVNNIRTILVNIHHLLNEYRPHQSRESLIMLLEEQLEYKKNEIKKIEQVCQEVQKRLDKIQSNML
- the KAFR0I02870 gene encoding alpha/beta hydrolase (similar to Saccharomyces cerevisiae YNL320W; ancestral locus Anc_3.21) — protein: MLIGAMALATFTSVGVLYYCQNLLLYPSWAQGARANIETPASMDLPYKHVLLTSKDGVDIEGYDVRNKDENSEATCLILCPNAGNIGYFISIMARFYHDMNMSVFIFSYRGYGKSQGYPTEDGLKLDADCVIEYLQNDSFHKNKKLVLYGRSLGGAVAVYIASKHSDLCSAVILENTFLNIRKVIPYFLPYLGSVLSRFCRDIWNSEQEILRCSVTASFLFLSGLKDEIVPPEHMEQLYRICPSRDKQFKTFPTGYHNDTISEEGYWDIIQEFLEDRQLIIVQDPISEEEHGDDDEAIEPFVNPFTKIMH
- the PFS2 gene encoding cleavage polyadenylation factor subunit PFS2 (similar to Saccharomyces cerevisiae PFS2 (YNL317W); ancestral locus Anc_3.25), with the translated sequence MENSVETNSQKKYVTHRRTIDLSSPYNKLYFYKRHGLPLPVIEPESSFTSNMMPPDAYVNNATRTINTVDKFTHLSSNKVKHVIPAITWTPEGRRLVVATYNGEFSLWNGSSFNFESLMQAHDSAVTTMKYSNAGDWMVSGDTDGNIKIWQPNFNMVKELENAHTECIRDISFNNADSKFVTCSDDNILKIWNFSNGQQERVLSGHHWDVKSCDWHPTMGLIASASKDNLIKLWDPRSGNCVSTILKFKHTVLKTRFQPTKGNLLVAISKDKSCRVFDIRHSMKELMVVRDEVDYMTLLWHPINESVFTVGNYDGSLKHFDILQDLSNPTHSIPFAHDKCITSMSYNAMGTVLASASKDRTVRFWTRARPFDPNAYDDPTYNNQKINGWFFGINNDINAIREKSEFGAAPPTAVATDGPVVNRSYSKPVTNFNNTPESILPGLDNKSTKTTLPGLG